AGCGCGCAGAGCAAGCCTGCCGAAGCGGCCGAAGCGGCGCCGACAGGCAAGCAACCGGCGATCTTCGAACCGATGGCGCCAGCCTTTGTCGCCAACTACAACCAGAACGGCCGTCAGCGCTACATGCAGGTGAGCATCACCATGCTGGCGCGTAATCAGGCCGATCTCGACGCGCTCAAAGTGCACATGCCGGTAATCCGCAACAACCTGGTGATGCTCTTCTCCGGTCAGGATTTCGCTACGCTGGCGACCCCGGTCGGCCAAGAGATGTTGCGCCAGAAGGCCACAGCGAGCGTCCAGGAAGTGGCGCAGAAAGAGCTGGGCAAAGTGGTGATCGAACAGTTGCTTTTCACTAATTACGTACTGCAGTAGGAACACGACATGGCCGTGCAGGATCTGCTGTCCCAGGATGAAATCGATGCGCTGTTGCACGGCGTCGACGATGGTCTGGTACAGACCGATAACGCTGCCGAACCCGGCAGTGTCAAAAGCTACGACCTGACCAGCCAGGATCGCATCGTCCGTGGACGCATGCCGACTCTGGAAATGATCAACGAGCGTTTCGCCCGCTACACCCGCATCAGCATGTTCAACATGCTGCGCCGCTCGGCGGACGTTGCCGTCGGTGGCGTGCAGGTGATGAAGTTCGGCGAATACGTACACTCGCTGTACGTGCCGACCAGCCTCAACCTGGTCAAGATCAAACCGTTGCGCGGCACGGCGCTGTTCATCCTCGACGCCAAACTGGTGTTCAAACTGGTGGACAACTTTTTCGGCGGCGACGGCCGTCACGCGAAGATCGAAGGGCGTGAATTCACCCCGACCGAACTGCGCGTGGTGCGCATGGTGCTCGAGCAAGCCTTCGTCGATTTGAAGGAAGCGTGGCAGGCGATCATGGAAGTCAATTTCGAGTACATCAACTCGGAAGTGAACCCGGCCATGGCCAACATCGTCGGCCCGAGCGAAGCAATCGTCGTATCGACTTTCCACATCGAACTCGATGGCGGTGGCGGCGATCTGCATGTGACCATGCCGTACTCGATGATCGAGCCGGTGCGCGAGATGCTCGATGCAGGCTTCCAGTCCGATCTCGACGATCAGGATGAACGTTGGGTCAATGCGCTGCGTCAGGATGTTCTCGATGTCGACGTGCCGATCGGCGCCACCGTGGCTCGCCGCCAGTTGAAACTGCGCGACATCCTGCACATGCAGCCGGGCGATGTGATCCCGGTCGAGATGCCGGAAGAGATGATCATGCGCGCCAACGGCGTGCCGGCCTTCAAGGTCAAGATGGGCTCGCACAAAGGCAACCTCGCGTTGCAGGTGATCGAGCCGATCGAGCGTCGCTGAAGCGGCGCTTTCACCCCACACATTTAGCTGAATTGTTGCCCGCCGAGGACACATGATGAACGACGATATGAACGCTCAGGACGACCAGGCACTGGCCGATGAATGGGCTGCTGCCCTGGAAGAAACCGGTGATGGCAGCCAGGCTGACATCGACGCACTGCTGGCCGCCGACGCTGGCAATTCCAGCTCCAACCGTCTGCCGATGGAAGAGTTTGGCAGCGTGCCGAAAAACAACGATCCGGTGACCCTCGACGGTCCGAACCTCGATGTGATCCTCGATATTCCGGTGTCGATTTCCATGGAAGTGGGCAGCACCGACATCAACATCCGCAACCTGCTGCAACTCAACCAGGGTTCGGTGATCGAGCTTGATCGTCTGGCCGGCGAGCCGCTCGACGTGCTGGTTAACGGCACGCTGATTGCGCACGGTGAAGTGGTTGTGGTCAACGAGAAGTTCGGCATCCGCCTGACCGACGTGATCAGCCCAAGCGAACGCATCAAGAAGCTGCGCTGAGTGAAAAGATTTCTCTGGGCTCTGCTGGCATTGCCGTTGAGCGTGCTGGCCGCCGAGCCGAGCGCAACCACTGCTGCGCCTGCCGCCACCGCGCCGATGGTCACCAGCGGCGTGGCCGGACAATTGACGCAGCTGGTGTTCGGTTTGCTGCTGGTGCTGGGCTTGATCTTCTTCCTCGCCTGGCTGTTGCGCCGGGTGCAGCAGGCAGGGCCGGCGGGGAAAGGGCAGGTGATCGAGCTGATCGGTTCGCGCGCTCTCGGTCCGCGTGACCGCCTGTTGCTGGTGCAGGTCGGCAACGAGCAGATTCTGCTTGGCCTGAGCCCCGGCACGATCACTGCGCTGCATGTGCTCAAGGAGCCGGTTGAAGTCCCCGCGACCAGCGAAAAAGCGACTCCGGAATTTGCTCAGCATCTGCTGAAAATTCTCGGCAAGGATCAGAAGGATACGAAGTAATGGGTGCGTTCCGCATCGTCTTGACGCTGGCCCTGTTGCTGGCCGCGCCACTGGCGTTCGCCGCCGATCCGTTGTCGATCCCGGCTATCACGCTGGGCACCAACGCCGACGGCGCGCAGGAGTATTCGGTCAGTCTGCAGATTCTGCTGATCATGACCGCGCTGAGCTTTATTCCGGCGGCGGTCATCCTGATGACCAGTTTCACCCGGATCATCATCGTCTTTTCGATTCTGCGTCAGGCCCTGGGCCTGCAACAGACGCCGTCGAACCAGATCCTCACCGGCATGGCGCTGTTTCTGACGCTGTTCATCATGGCGCCGGTATTCGATCGGGTGAACAATGACGCACTGCAGCCGTATCTGGCCGAAACCCTGACCGCGCAGCAAGCGGTGGAAAAGGCGCAGGTGCCGATCAAGGACTTCATGCTCGCCCAGACGCGCACCAGCGATCTGGAGCTGTTCATGCGCCTGTCCAAGCGCACCGACATCGCCACGCCGGATCAGGCACCGCTGACCATTCTGGTGCCAGCGTTCGTCACCTCTGAACTGAAAACCGCGTTCCAGATCGGCTTCATGATCTTCATTCCGTTCCTGATCATCGACCTCGTCGTCGCGAGCGTACTGATGGCGATGGGTATGATGATGCTCTCGCCGCTGATCATTTCGCTGCCGTTCAAGATCATGTTGTTCGTGCTGGTCGATGGCTGGGCATTGATCATCGGCACCCTGGCCAGCAGTTTCGGAGGTGTCTCGCCATGACGCCGGAAGTCGCGGTCGATATCTTTCGTGAAGCGCTGTGGCTGACCACCATGATGGTCGCCATTCTGGTAGTGCCGAGCCTGCTGGTCGGGCTTCTGGTGTCGATGTTCCAGGCCGCCACGCAGATCAACGAACAGACCCTGAGCTTCCTGCCGCGTCTGCTGGTGATGCTGGTGACCCTGATCATTGGCGGTCCGTGGATCGTGCAGACGTTCATGGAATACATCATCCAGCTGTACAAAAACATTCCGATGGTCATCGGCTAAGCCATGCAATCGCTGCTTCAGCTGACCGACACCCAGATCAGCACCTGGGTGGCCTCGTTCATGTTGCCGCTGTTTCGCGTCGCCTCGATGCTGATGGTCATGCCGGTGTTCGGCACCACGCTGATTCCGCGTCGCGTGCGCCTGTATTTCGCCGTAGCGATCACCGTAGTCATCACCCCGGCACTGCCGCCGATGCCGGCCGTCAGCCCACTTGATCTCAGTGGCTTGCTGCTGATCGGTGAGCAGATTCTGGTCGGCGCCGTGCTCGGTTTTTCCTTGCAGTTGTTTTTCCAGGCTTTCGCCGTGGCCGGGCAAATTGTCGCGATCCAGATGGGTATGGGTTTCGCCTCGATGATCGACCCCACCAACGGCGTCTCGGTGGCGGTGATCGGGCAGTTCTTCACCATGCTGGTGACGCTGCTGTTCCTCTCGATGAATGGCCATCTGGTGGTGTTCGAAGTGCTCACCGAAAGCTTCACCACGTTGCCCGTCGGCGGTGGCTTGATGGTTGCGCATTATTGGGAACTGGCGGGCAAACTCGGCTGGGTCCTGGGCGCAGCATTGTTGCTGGTATTGCCCGCCGTCACCGCACTACTGGTGGTCAACATCGCGTTCGGCGTGATGACCCGCGCGGCCCCGCAATTGAATATTTTCTCCATAGGTTTCCCATTGACCCTGGTGCTCGGGCTGTTCATCGTCTGGGTCGGGCTGGCGGACATTCTCAATCAGTATCAACCGCTGGCCACCGAGGCCTTGCAGTTGTTACGTGAATTGGCACGGGCGCGCTGAGTCATGGCAGAGAGCGAAAGCGGTCAGGACAAAACAGAAGACCCCACGGAGAAACGTAAAAAGGATTCCCGTGAAAAGGGCGAGATTGCCCGATCCAAAGAACTCAACACCCTCGCCGTGATGTTGGCCGGCGCCAGTGCTTTGCTGATCTTCGGCGGCATGCTCGCGCAAGAGTTGATGGACGTGATGCGCCTGAACTTCACCCTGTCCCGCGAAGTGGTCATGGACCAGGGCGCGATGGGCCGGTTTTTGCTGGAGTCCGGCCTCATCGCATTGCTGGCGATCCAGCCGGTGATGATCACGCTGTTGCTCGCCGCCGTGATCGGACCGATTTCCCTCGGTGGCTGGCTGTTCGCGGCCGGTTCCCTGGCGCCCAAGTTCAGTCGGATGAATCCCGCCGCTGGCCTGAAACGAATGTTCTCGTTCAAGGCTGTGGTCGAACTGCTGAAGGCGCTGGCCAAGTTTCTGATCACCCTCGGCGTGGCGCTGGTGGTGTTGATGTCCGACGTCGACGACTTGCTGCGCATCGCCCATGAGCCGCTGGATCAGGCGATCATTCACAGCGTGCTGCTGGTCGGCTGGAGCACCCTGTGGCTGGCCTGCGGCCTGATCATCATCGCCGCCGTCGATGTGCCGGTGCAGCTGTGGGAAGCGCACAAGAAACTGTTGATGACCAAGCAGGAAGTGCGCGACGAACACAAGGATCAGGAAGGCCGCCCGGAAGTCAAACAGCGCATCCGCCAGACCCAGCGCGAAATGTCCCAGCGGCGGATGATGGCGGCGATCCCCGACGCCGACGTGGTCATCACCAACCCGACCCACTACGCCGTCGCGCTCAAATACGACGCCGAAAAGGGCGGGGCGCCGATGTTGCTGGCCAAGGGCAGCGATTTCCTCGCGCTGAAAATCCGCGAAATCGCCGTGGCCAATAACGTCATGCTCCTCGAATCGCCGGGGCTGGCGCGTTCGATCTATTACTCCACTGAACTCGACCAGGAAATCCCCGGTGGCCTGTATCTGGCGGTGGCGCAGGTCCTGGCCTACGTCTACCAGATCCGCCAGTACCGCGCAGGCAAGGGCAAACGTCCGGATCCGCTGAAGGATGATTTGCCGATTCCACCGGATTTGCGTCGCGATTCCTGAACGCAGCCGTCTGTCTGAAAAAAAGCCACTGAACTAACCCCGAAGCAAGTCTAGATGTGTAAACCCACCACGTTGTTCACGGATGCTATTCGGCTAATCGGTGGTAAATAACTCAAACTGGCATGCGGGCGATGCCAGTTGTACTCGTGCAACCAAGGCGTCAGATAGGTCGCGCGTTGATCTGAGCTTTCATAACTTCTGGCGTAGGCCCATTCGCGCAGAGCGGTCTGTATAAATCGCTCTGCCTTGCCATTCGTGCCCGGCGTGTAAGGCTTGGTAAAGATGTGCTTAAGCCGTAGCCGCCGGCACAGGCGCTTGAAGCTCATGGATTTGTAGCAAGGGCCGTTATCGGTCATTACCCGCTCGAATTTCACGCCAAGCGTTTTGTAGTAACGCAGGGCCCGGATCAGCGCGAGGCAGGCGCTACGAGCGGTTTGGTCCGGGTATAAACCACAGTGCGCCACTCGACTGTGGTCGTCGATGGCAACATGTCCAAATTCCCAACCCACATGGTAAGAACGACCTTTCAGACGGTCTTTTGTTACTCGATGACCAGGTTTGTTAAAGCGCCCCAGCCTCTTGATATCCAAGTGCAGCAAGCCCCCCGGCTGAGGGTATTCGTAGCGAATGACGGCAACTGGCGGATCTAGATAAGCCAAACGGTTGAGTCCGTTGCGGCTCAATATTCTGCCTACCGTGCTATGTCCCACCTTCAAAGACTTGCTGATCTCGCCATAGGTTTTTCGCTCACGGCGAAGCTTGATGATTTTCTCCAGACACTCTGGGGCAGTAGCGTGCGGGCAGGAAGCCGGGCGGGATGAGCGATCCTGGAGACCTTTTTCGCCTTCGGTTCGATAGCGATTTATCCACATGTAGGCAGTGCGAACGCTGACCCCCTGAGCCTTGGCCACCTCCTCAACTCTCAAACCCTCTGTGAGGGCCCTTTGAACAAGAAGGGCTCGACCGGAAACAGTTAATCGGGCATTTTTATGAGTGTTCACTCGGGGCCTCCGGGGGCTTGGTTTGGTTCGCACCTCCAATTTCCGGGAAAAGCCCCGAGTGAACAACCTACAGAGAGATCACATCTAGACCGCGCAATAACCCGCAAAATCAACAATATATCGCAGCCTTCCGTAACTCCTTCGGGTGGAATACATCCCTGTGTAGGAGCTGCCGAAGGCTGCGATCTTTTGATGTTCAACCAACCAGGATCCAAAGATCGCAGCCTTCGGCAGCTCCTACAGGGGCATCGATTGCAAATGCGGATCTTTTCGTCCGGGCAAAAGTTGGAAGGCTTCTTGCAATAGCCGCCGTGCGCCCGCTCTGGGCGTCAAAAGTTTGCTTTAAAGGAACGGGGAAAACCGGTGGATCGCTCTCAGTTATTCAACACAGCACGCACAAACGTTGCCGACCTCAGTCGAGGCAATCTGGGCGTGCCGTTGCTGTTGCTGGTGATGCTGGCGATGATGATGTTGCCGGTGCCGCCGTTCCTGCTCGACGTGTTTTTCACCTTCAACATCGCTCTGTCGATCGTCGTTCTGCTGGTCTGCGTGTACGCGCTGCGGCCGCTGGATTTTTCGGTGTTCCCGACGATTCTGCTGGTCGCGACGCTGTTGCGCCTGGCATTGAACGTGGCCTCGACGCGCGTGGTAATGCTCCACGGTCAGGACGGCCATGCCGCCGCCGGTAAGGTGATTCAGGCGTTCGGTGAAGTGGTGATCGGCGGTAACTACGTGGTCGGTATCGTGGTCTTCGCGATTTTGATGATCATCAACTTTGTCGTGGTAACCAAAGGCGCCGGGCGAATTTCCGAGGTAAGCGCGCGTTTCACCCTAGATGCGATGCCCGGTAAACAAATGGCGATCGACGCCGACCTCAATGCCGGCCTGATCGACCAGAACCAGGCCAAGTCGCGCCGTCAGGAAGTTGCCCAGGAAGCCGAGTTCTATGGCTCGATGGACGGTGCCAGCAAGTTCGTCCGCGGTGATGCCATCGCTGGCCTGCTGATTCTGTTCATCAACCTCATCGGCGGCATGGCGGTTGGTATCTTCCAGCACAACATGAGTTTCGGCGATGCGGGCAAGGTTTACGCCTTGCTGACCATCGGTGACGGTTTAGTGGCGCAATTGCCATCACTGTTGTTATCTACAGCAGCGGCAATCATGGTGACTCGTGCTTCCGGCTCGGAAGACATGGGCAAGCAGATCAATCGCCAGATGTTTGCCTCGCCGAAAGCGCTGGCCGTGGCCGCCGGTCTGATGGCAGTGATGGGCCTGGTGCCGGGCATGCCGCACTTCTCGTTCCTGAGCATGGCAGCGCTGGCCGCCGGTGGCGCGTACCTGTTCTGGAAAAAACAGAACGTGGCGAAAGTCGTGGCGTTGGAAGAGGTCAAGCGTCAGCAGGAACTGCTGCCGTCGCCGGCCCGCGCCATGGAAACCAAAGAGCTGGGCTGGGATGACGTGACGCCGATCGACATGATTGGTCTGGAAGTGGGTTATCGCCTGATCCCGCTGGTCGATCGCAATCAGGGTGGGCAATTGCTGGCGCGGATCAAAGGCGTGCGCAAGAAGCTCTCGCAGGATCTGGGCTTCCTGATGCCGACCGTGCACATCCGCGACAACCTCGATCTGGCGCCCAGCGCTTATCGCCTGACCCTGATGGGCGTGATTCTCGCCGAAGCGGAGATCTACCCGGATCGCGAGTTGGCGATCAACCCCGGCCAGGTTTACGGCTCGCTCAACGGGATCAACGCCAAAGATCCGGCTTTCGGCCTGGAAGCGGTGTGGATCGAAATCAGCCAGCGTGCGCAGGCGCAATCGCTCGGCTACACCGTGGTCGATGCCAGCACCGTGGTCGCCACGCACTTGAACCAGATTCTGTACAAGCACTCCAGTGAGCTGATCGGTCACGAGGAAGTGCAGCAACTCATGCAACTGTTGGCCAAGAGCTCGCCTAAACTGGCGGAAGAATTGGTGCCGGGCGTGGTCTCGCTGTCGCAATTGCTCAAAGTGCTGCAGGCGCTGCTTGCCGAACACGTGCCGGTGCGCGACATCCGCAGCATCGCCGAAGCCATCGCCAACAACGCCGCCAAGAGTCAAGATACCGCCGCGCTGGTGGCCGCTGTGCGGGTCGGCGTATCGCGTGCAATCGTCCAAAGCATTGTAGGCACTGAGTCTGAGCTGCCTGTTATCACCTTGGAGCCAAGGTTGGAACAGATATTGCTCAATAGTCTGCAGAAGGCAGGACAAGGCTCGGAAGAGGGCGTTCTGTTGGAGCCAAGCATGGCTGAGAAGCTGCAACGATCGCTGATCGAAGCGGCCCAGCGTCAGGAAATGCAAGGTCAGCCGGTGATCCTTTTGGTCGCCGGCCCGATCCGCGCGATGCTCTCGCGCTTTGGCCGCCTCGCCGTCCCCGGATTGCATGTGCTGGCCTACCAGGAAATACCGGACAACAAGCAAGTGACCATCGTTGCGACAGTAGGGCCCAACGGCTGAGGTAGTGGTTTATGCAAGTTAAGCGTTTCTTTGCCGCCGATATGCGTCAGGCCATGAAGCTGGTTCGTGATGAGCTGGGCGCTGATGCCGCCATCATTGGCAACCGCCGCATTGCCGGCGGTGTCGAGCTGACGGCGGCACTGGATTACAAATTGTCGGCGCTGGCGCCACGGGTTCCGAACATGGAACTCGAAGACGAGCTGCGCAAGACCCAGTCGCGCATCGTCACCGCCCAGGCCGAGCTGAGCCTGCGTGGCGAAGCCGATGGCAATAGCAATCGCCAGATTTTCGCCGGGCTGCCGCTGACCGCTGGCCTGCCGCTGACCGCCGCTGAACCGCTGACCGAGCCGACCTACGCGGCGCCGGCGCGTCCAGCTCCGGCCCCTGCGCAAGCCGCTGGTGGCGTTGATCCGCGGGCACTGGATTCGATGCGCTTTGAATTGAACAGCCTGCGCGAGTTGATGGAAGTGCAACTCGGCACCCTGGCCTGGAATCAGCTGCAAGGCAGTCGTCCGGCTCAGGCCAACCTGTATCGCCGTCTGCAGCGCATCGGCCTGTCCGGTCCGCTGTCGCGCGATCTGTTGGCGATGATCAGCGATATCGAAGAACCTCGTCAGGCCTGGCGCATGTTGCTCGCGCATCTGGCGCGGATGATTGCCGTACCGGAAGTTGAGCCACTGGAAGAGGGCGGCGTGATCGCCATGGTTGGCCCGGCCGGCATGGGCAAGACCACCACGCTGGCCAAGCTCGCTGCGCGTTATGTGCTCAAATACGGCGCGCAGAATGTCGCGCTGGTGAGCATGGACAGCTTCCGCATCGGCGCCCAGGAACAACTGAAGACCCTCGGTCGCATCCTCAATGTACCGGTGACCCACATCGATCCGGGCCAGTCGCTGGTGCAAGCGCTGGATCCACTGCTGCGCAAGCGCGTGGTGCTGATCGATACCGCGGGCCTGCAAGCCAGCGATCCGGCCCTGCGTATGCAGCTCGAAAGTCTTGCCGGACGTGGCATCCGCTCAAAAAATTATCTCGTGCTGGCAACCACCAGCCAGAAACAGGTTCTAACCGCCGCTTATCACAGTTACAAGCGTTGCGGGCTAGCCGGCTGCATTCTGACTAAACTGGATGAAACAGCCAGTCTTGGTGAAGTTTTGAGCCTGGCGATCAGTCATGAATTGCCGGTCGCGTACCTGACCGATGGCCCACGGATTCCGGATGATCTGCATCTGCCGCGGCGTCATCAACTGGTCAGCCGCGCCGTCAGCGTGCAAATGCAGGAAGAACCCAGCGAAGAAGCCATGGCTGACATGTTCGCTGATATCTATCACAGCCCGACCAAGCAGGTTGGCTGAGGTATTCATGAACAGTTTTTGTACCTACATCGATGGTCTGCCATGCATTGTTCCGATTGTGAACGCGCAGCCAGTAATGTGGCCTCCGTCTATGCAAGACAAGGTAAAGAAATAACATGGGCAGCATGCATCCCGTACAGGTGATCGCGGTGACCGGCGGCAAAGGTGGCGTCGGCAAGACTAACGTTTCAGTGAACTTGTCCCTGGCGCTGGCAGAGCTTGGCCGTCGGGTCATGTTGCTGGACGCCGACCTGGGGCTGGCGAACGTCGACGTTCTGCTGGGGTTGACCCCGAAACGTACGCTGGCCGACGTGATCGAAGGCCGCTGCGAGCTGCGCGACGTACTGTTGCAAGGCCCGGGCGGGATTCGCATCGTCCCTGCGGCGTCCGGCACGCAGAGCATGGTGCACCTGAGCCCGGCGCAACATGCCGGCCTGATTCAGGCATTCAGCGACATCGGCGACAATCTCGATGTCCTGGTGATCGACACCGCTGCGGGTATCGGTGACTCGGTAGTCAGTTTTGTTCGCGCCGCGCAAGAAGTGTTGCTGGTGGTCTGCGATGAGCCGACCTCCATCACCGACGCCTACGCACTGATCAAACTGCTCAACCGCGATTACGGCATGAACCGCTTCCGCGTCCTCGCCAACATGGCGCAGAGCCCGCAGGAAGGGCGCAACCTGTTCGCCAAGTTGACCAAGGTCACCGATCGTTTCCTCGACGTCGCTCTACAATACGTCGGCGCCGTGCCTTACGACGAAAGCGTGCGCAAAGCTGTGCAGAAGCAGCGTGCCGTCTACGAAGCCTTCCCGCGTTCCAAGTGCGCGCTGGCATTCAAAGCCATTGCACAAAAGGTCGATACCTGGCCGCTGCCGGCGAACCCGCGCGGCCACCTTGAATTTTTCGTCGAGCGTCTCGTGCAGCAAACCGCAGGGCCCGTGCTATGACTGCAAGCGGTATGAATTACTACAAAAAGTCGGCACGCGACGCTCAGTACGAGCTGATCGAGCGTTACGCGCCACTGGTCAAACGCATTGCCTATCACTTGCTGGCGCGGTTGCCGGCGAGCGTGCAGGTCGAAGATCTGATTCAGGCCGGGATGATCGGTTTGCTCGAAGTCTCGACCAAATATGATGCCAGCAAAGGCGCCAGTTTCGAGACGTACGCGGGCATTCGAATCCGCGGCGCGATGCTCGACGAAGTGCGCAAAGGGGACTGGGCACCACGCTCGGTTCACCGCAATACCCGTATGGTCAGCGACGCGATTCGCTCGATTGAAGCTAAAACCGGCCGTGACGCTAAAGATCACGAAGTTGCGGCCGAACTCCAATTGAGTCTCGACGATTACTACGGGATTCTGAATGACACCTTGGGCAGCCGCCTGTTCAGTTTCGACGACCTGCTGCAGGACGGCGAACACGAAGGGCTGCACGAGGATGGCGCCAGCGCTCATATGGAGCCGTCACGCGATCTGGAAGATGAACGCTTCCAGGCGGCGCTGGCGGACGCGATTGCCAATTTGCCGGAGCGTGAGCGACTGGTCTTGGCGCTGTACTACGACGAAGAGCTGAACCTCAAGGAAATCGGTGAGGTCCTTGGCGTCAGTGAATCGCGGGTCAGCCAGTTACACAGCCAGTGCGCGGCCCGTTTGCGGGGGCGTTTGGGGGAGTGGCGAGCGCGCTGAAGGCAGTGTGGGGACACTGCGAAACGAGGCTGGTGCGGTGAGAAACGGCGCCGGTCTCGATCCGTTGTGCTCCAGACAAACTTCGAATGCTCTGCCGATTGATTGAAGTGGCGCGCCCAGGTGCTGGGCGCGTTTAAGACTGCTTGGAGGTCGAATTGAACAAAGACATGAAAATCCTCATCGTTGATGACTTCTCAACGATGCGGCGGATCATCAAGAACCTGCTGCGCGATCTGGGGTTCACCAACACCGTCGAGGCCGACGATGGCACAACCGCCATTCCGGTGCTCAACAGCGGCAGCATCGACTTTCTGGTAACGGACTGGAACATGCCCGGCATGACCGGGATCGACCTGCTGCGTCACGTGCGTGCCGATGAAAAACTCAAGCACCTGCCCGTATTGATGGTCACCGCTGAAGCCAAGCGCGAGCAGATCATCGAGGCCGCTCAGGCCGGTGTGAATGGCTACGTAGTCAAACCTTTCACGGCTCAAGCGCTGAAAGACAAAATCGAGAAGATTTTCGAACGCATCGGCTGATGAATGCGCGGGGGAGCTATGGAGCATAAAGAATCTTCACAGGGCGATTTTGAATCGACCCTGAAAAAACATGCGGTCGAACTGGTCGAGAGCCTTGAAAAAGGCAAGTTCGGCGACGCGGTGCAACTGATCCATGAGCTCAATCAGACCCGTGACCGCGGCCTGTATCAGGAAGTGGGCAAGCTCACACGCGAACTGCACAGTGCGATCGTCAATTTCCAGATCGATCCGCACATGCCGCAGGCCGAGGAAGTGTCGCAAATCACCGACGCCACCGAACGCCTCGGCTATGTGGTCAAGCTGACGGAAGCCGCGGCCAACCGCACCATGGATCTGGTGGAAAGCGCCACGCCGGTGGTCAATGGTCTGGCTGAAGAAGCCGAGGCCTTGAGCGCCGATTGGGGTCGCTTCATGCGTCGCGAGGTCGGGGCTGAAGAGTTCCGCGAGCTGGCACGCCGGGTCGACGGTTTTCTGTCACGCAGCACCACCGACAACCGTGCGGTGTCGAGCAATCTCAACGACATCCTGCTGGCCCAGGATTACCAGGACCTCACCGGTCAGGTGATCAAGCGCGTGACCCAACTGGTCACCGAAGTCGAAAGCAACTTGCTCAAACTCGTACTCATGGCCAGTCAGGTCGACCGCTTTGCGGGCATCGAACATGACCGCGCCGCGATGCTTGCAGAAAAAGATCCACAAAAACATCTCTCGCAGGGTGAAGGTCCGCAGATTCATGCCGATAAACGAGAAGACGTTGTGTCCGGTCAGGACGATGTGGACGATTTGTTATCCAGCCTGGGATTTTAAGGTTTCAGCATTCTAGGTTTTTTAGGTTTTTAGACCTGTTAGGAGCACCCCATTAATGAGCTTCGGCGCCGATGAAGAGATCCTTCAGGATTTCCTGGTTGAGGCCGGCGAGATTCTTGAGCAACTGTCCGAGCAACTGGTCGAGCTGGAAAGCCGCCCGGATGACGCAGATCTGCTCAATGCAATTTTTCGCGGTTTCCACACTGTAAAAGGGGGCGCCGGCTTCCTTCAGCTCAATGAGCTGGTGGAGTGCTGTCACATCGCCGAAAACGTGTTCGACATCCTGCGCAAGGGTGAGCGTCGCGTTGATGCAGAACTGATGGACGTGGTGCTCGAAGCACTGGACGCGGTGAACAGCATGTTCAGC
This window of the Pseudomonas fluorescens genome carries:
- a CDS encoding IS481 family transposase; the protein is MNTHKNARLTVSGRALLVQRALTEGLRVEEVAKAQGVSVRTAYMWINRYRTEGEKGLQDRSSRPASCPHATAPECLEKIIKLRRERKTYGEISKSLKVGHSTVGRILSRNGLNRLAYLDPPVAVIRYEYPQPGGLLHLDIKRLGRFNKPGHRVTKDRLKGRSYHVGWEFGHVAIDDHSRVAHCGLYPDQTARSACLALIRALRYYKTLGVKFERVMTDNGPCYKSMSFKRLCRRLRLKHIFTKPYTPGTNGKAERFIQTALREWAYARSYESSDQRATYLTPWLHEYNWHRPHASLSYLPPISRIASVNNVVGLHI
- the flhA gene encoding flagellar biosynthesis protein FlhA; its protein translation is MDRSQLFNTARTNVADLSRGNLGVPLLLLVMLAMMMLPVPPFLLDVFFTFNIALSIVVLLVCVYALRPLDFSVFPTILLVATLLRLALNVASTRVVMLHGQDGHAAAGKVIQAFGEVVIGGNYVVGIVVFAILMIINFVVVTKGAGRISEVSARFTLDAMPGKQMAIDADLNAGLIDQNQAKSRRQEVAQEAEFYGSMDGASKFVRGDAIAGLLILFINLIGGMAVGIFQHNMSFGDAGKVYALLTIGDGLVAQLPSLLLSTAAAIMVTRASGSEDMGKQINRQMFASPKALAVAAGLMAVMGLVPGMPHFSFLSMAALAAGGAYLFWKKQNVAKVVALEEVKRQQELLPSPARAMETKELGWDDVTPIDMIGLEVGYRLIPLVDRNQGGQLLARIKGVRKKLSQDLGFLMPTVHIRDNLDLAPSAYRLTLMGVILAEAEIYPDRELAINPGQVYGSLNGINAKDPAFGLEAVWIEISQRAQAQSLGYTVVDASTVVATHLNQILYKHSSELIGHEEVQQLMQLLAKSSPKLAEELVPGVVSLSQLLKVLQALLAEHVPVRDIRSIAEAIANNAAKSQDTAALVAAVRVGVSRAIVQSIVGTESELPVITLEPRLEQILLNSLQKAGQGSEEGVLLEPSMAEKLQRSLIEAAQRQEMQGQPVILLVAGPIRAMLSRFGRLAVPGLHVLAYQEIPDNKQVTIVATVGPNG
- the flhF gene encoding flagellar biosynthesis protein FlhF, producing MQVKRFFAADMRQAMKLVRDELGADAAIIGNRRIAGGVELTAALDYKLSALAPRVPNMELEDELRKTQSRIVTAQAELSLRGEADGNSNRQIFAGLPLTAGLPLTAAEPLTEPTYAAPARPAPAPAQAAGGVDPRALDSMRFELNSLRELMEVQLGTLAWNQLQGSRPAQANLYRRLQRIGLSGPLSRDLLAMISDIEEPRQAWRMLLAHLARMIAVPEVEPLEEGGVIAMVGPAGMGKTTTLAKLAARYVLKYGAQNVALVSMDSFRIGAQEQLKTLGRILNVPVTHIDPGQSLVQALDPLLRKRVVLIDTAGLQASDPALRMQLESLAGRGIRSKNYLVLATTSQKQVLTAAYHSYKRCGLAGCILTKLDETASLGEVLSLAISHELPVAYLTDGPRIPDDLHLPRRHQLVSRAVSVQMQEEPSEEAMADMFADIYHSPTKQVG
- the fleN gene encoding flagellar synthesis regulator FleN, with amino-acid sequence MGSMHPVQVIAVTGGKGGVGKTNVSVNLSLALAELGRRVMLLDADLGLANVDVLLGLTPKRTLADVIEGRCELRDVLLQGPGGIRIVPAASGTQSMVHLSPAQHAGLIQAFSDIGDNLDVLVIDTAAGIGDSVVSFVRAAQEVLLVVCDEPTSITDAYALIKLLNRDYGMNRFRVLANMAQSPQEGRNLFAKLTKVTDRFLDVALQYVGAVPYDESVRKAVQKQRAVYEAFPRSKCALAFKAIAQKVDTWPLPANPRGHLEFFVERLVQQTAGPVL
- the fliA gene encoding RNA polymerase sigma factor FliA, which translates into the protein MTASGMNYYKKSARDAQYELIERYAPLVKRIAYHLLARLPASVQVEDLIQAGMIGLLEVSTKYDASKGASFETYAGIRIRGAMLDEVRKGDWAPRSVHRNTRMVSDAIRSIEAKTGRDAKDHEVAAELQLSLDDYYGILNDTLGSRLFSFDDLLQDGEHEGLHEDGASAHMEPSRDLEDERFQAALADAIANLPERERLVLALYYDEELNLKEIGEVLGVSESRVSQLHSQCAARLRGRLGEWRAR
- a CDS encoding chemotaxis response regulator CheY, with the translated sequence MKILIVDDFSTMRRIIKNLLRDLGFTNTVEADDGTTAIPVLNSGSIDFLVTDWNMPGMTGIDLLRHVRADEKLKHLPVLMVTAEAKREQIIEAAQAGVNGYVVKPFTAQALKDKIEKIFERIG